TGTTGGCCCGACGCCTAATTCTGTTCAACTGGAAATCAGCGGTTCCCCCGTCACATCGAAGATGGGTCGGTGACGTAATGGCTCACCTAAAATTGGAGAGGATCAAATATTCCACCAGGGGCTCAATCCAGAAGTTTTATAAAGTTTGGCAGCCGTTTCTGGATTATTTCAGTTACAAATTCCAGGCTGAAGGGGCTCAAGTGTGAGTTACCATTCTCGTAAATTCAACCAATTCGGTATGACAAATGTAGATCTGCTTAAGCGCAACGCAacatgaaaatattattttttatttttattttatttttattgtctgtCTGTCGTCTagtaccttttattttatttttatttttaatggatTTCAAGGGTTTTACTGTATTGTCCATTTGtcttgtttgtatgtatgtttttgctttattgaaaaaactaataaaaacaatttaataataatatgttGGATCGAGAGAcaacataattggagctatagATTGCACCCACATCGCCATAAAATCACCATCACACAATGAATTCAGTTACGTGGACATGAAAGGATTTAATTCAATccatgcacaaataatctgcgatgcaactatgtctctgtcAAACGTTGTTGCCCAGTGGCCTGGAGGAACGCaacactcatttattctgcagaacagctctgttggtgtcacctctaagcaggagcttttgactccaaccaaatcttaatttatatggataatcttccaagaaatatatcaaacatggtcaacataattattttactaggtaaatatcacatacataaatgcaaatggaataacagcaaaTCCTCCATTGTACAtcagaaaaatgaatgtaaactgtatttaGCGTCTTTTAAattgatgtgtgaaaaaaacgatattgccaaaagcttatatgaaacgatgtctttgtttcttcatttttattaatacttcccatagcttgtcagtaaatgtatcttttttttgccctcaacccccccaaatgttgaatatttgtagataattgattgtttcatttcatttgccttttgttgtaaacccTACAGAAttgttttcaataaagtttgaaaagaagaaaaacctcCTCTTGTTGCTGCCATATATGGTCAATGCAAATGACGCTAACCATGCACGAGCACAGCAgttaagaacaggtgggatttatcatcactgatgtgtgtacgaccggtgtccgcacgtttgataaattcagatttttttgtacttacacgcATTCTAAATTTCATCCCTATGACAGAATTTAGAACCTTTTCtacgaacggttgataaatgaggcccctggcctCCAACCAGCGCCCATGGCCATCCGGCCTTGTCACTTCCTCCTGGCTGGTTCGCCAATTTTTGTGACTCGTCTGGATGTCCAATGAACTATACTTCTTTAAATAAGTATAACACTTATATCAATGAATTGAAGAGTAGtcacggtgcgtgattgtatgtctgtgtcggtgagaatgcggtatggaagggtcctgccatggaggatttgagcctccattggcaggacatcaaaaacttaataatttatcaatattatattatacaaagatggttattattattattattattattattagtattattattattattattatgtatagtatattatattattattagtataggtatcggataggtgaatggatgaatgaatgggatgcctgggtctggggccctccgttgccgggcctgcacgggtgtcgccttgttggggggttccctctctccgggcccgtctccggtcccccccgctgcctctacggcggggcgcccctctggtcttggagggccactttcgtgggggacgggtgcgcctgcccgcgtcggcggccggggcggctctgtctctccgggcaggctggccccctgccgggtgggggtcgttggcctgaagggtgagggcctcctggccgcgtgtccggcccggaccgggtggccggggattgcctgggtcgcggtccgccgccgcgggatccctggctgcttctttccgcgccgtgggggccccgcccgcgggccccctcggccgccgccgggcggggggggggcctcgcaggcggtgggttgcctccctcctacttctcccctctgtggggtttgccggtggcctgggttccgggctcttccttgtcggcctctggtctcgcgggtggcggggtcgctcccccccccccccccactatagatacacttcaggtggagctttgtttggtttatttcacacacacacacacacacacacacacacacacatacacacatatagtcatttagtcacatgcacacacacacacacacacacacacacacacacacacacacacacacacacacacacacacacacacacacgcatgatcatatacatacacacacacacacatagacatacacactggcttgttcacctgcatgctggctctctagtttttgggtttaggtagcggtagcgatagcttagctcagactgcgatcagatctcaagatttaggtcgattgctgttcgtgttttggttggctccgtgccggtttcgtgctttgtttgtggtttttttgttgcagatttccagtgcttgacgtgtgtctccgtgtgttcctgcttcctggattggcagcggatgtcgtcaccccccccccccccccaccccctccccccccaaaaaaaaaaacaaaaaaaaaaaaaaaaaaaaaaaaaaaaaaaaaaacactgggtttgtatgtgtatatttatgtatgtgtacgcatatgtgtgcgtatatatatgtatatattacatatagtaataatgcacatatatacacttttggtttctaccgtcatggtataattcaataatatgtgtgcagacaaggtaaaaaaaaaaaaaaaaaaaaaaaaaaaaaaaaaaagaagagtagTCACGAAGAATCAATGATGAGACAGATTCAGCTGGTTCACGCTTTAAGGTCAAAGGCCATACATGAATAAAATCACATGCTTTAAGGTCAATCACAGTTTAGGGTTATTCAAAGTTTAGTGAGTTGCAAACTTGGGTTACATACAGGttacacacacatgtatcagCATTATACTTGAGAACTGCACAGGTGTTTCTCTCCCGACTTCAGTGTTTGGACTTGAAAACATTCTACGTCTAATAGCGTTCAATCAACTTATGATTAGTCCATCTACCTACGTCTAATAGCATTCAATCAAATGATTATTAGTCAAAGCTACCACTACAGTAGCCAACGTCTGACGTGACAATGTCATGTTATGTTATTGATCACTTGGAACCCTTTCCAACATTTGAAGGATACGAAAGAAACAAAAATTTAAATGGAGCGAAGTAACCTCCACTGCTCAGTAGaagcaaaaaaagcaaaataggaacaaaccagagcaggatcagctgatctgtgtgCAACACCAttgatgtgtgtttcctctgcagatgaaggtgtgtgtgtgagctgatgtggacgtgaattcagcagaatggaccAGTGTGAGGACAGAGTTGAGGAAGTAGCTCCCTCTAAAATCTCTCTGTGTGGGGAACATGAGAGTcggagcaaagctcagaggtgagatgagcatctctaactgtccctgactcctctgcatgtcagagctcaacactcaccaaacatcattattacaggaatcaacctggacctggacctggacctggacctggacctggacctgaacctggacctgaacctggacctggacccggacctggacccggacctggacccggacccagTTGTGTGTCCTTAAAGAGCGACCGTTCAAAGGACTtgttaattgaatttaaaagaGACCAACATTCTGCTGTAAAGAGGTGAGTGTATCTAAATGCTGGCAATGATTGATGTTTAATACTTTTTGAATagactaaatgttttatatgtATAACTTATTTTTCATATGAATAGAATATGTACATTTTGAACTTTTGTCTTCTATCAGGGTACATCAGAAAGGAAACTCTCTTGAACATgaacccagctgtttgtccttgaagagcgacaAGTCACATGATAGATTAATtgactttaaaggagaccaacaatcttcttcagagaggtgggatgtatttaaatgccttaaatgtatttaaatcagtccTCATGTGAGGAAATGTCCACATGTTTCTCCCTGAGTAGATCATGTAGTCCTGGACCCCTGCGGTCCTCCATCCATGgtgatctgagcttcctcctcatagatcttcatctcctgtcaggagctttttcctctggttgacacctctggaggtcttaccttccagaggactgattctgatgatgatccagagttcctcagcTGCTTCATGTCTCCATCAGTTGTCCGTCTTCTTGATCTCATAACTCTTCTTGGAGCAGAACTGGATCttgtgaatgtgtgaatgagCAGGGCTCTCACTGAGGTCACAGGTTCTCAGTGGGAtcagcaggactagtaaaccttcaccaccaccagtcctctgatggactgtcctcatccaaacaggacttcatggaccttcagctggtttttgtctctgtgaggacagatatgatgtgagctaattcctggttcctccacagagtggaccagcagatctcagagtcccccagcggtccgtctgtccagcagcatcagacacagctggactccatatttatggtctgtacatgaacaacaactgcttctccacctgttctgttgatgtttgtctccatgctggtctctgaagaccagtggactgtcagtctgtccaacatgggtctggtgtttgtctccatgctggtctctggagaccagtggactgtcagtctgtccaacatggacctgatgtttgtctccatgctggtctctggagaccagtggactgtcagtctgtccaacatgaaCCTGATATTTGTCTCTGtggtttcagtctgattgtgtccttcatgtggtcttctgttccagctgctggaggacaacaTTGTCCTGTTTGTGAAGAATGAactgaagaagatccagaggggtctgagtccagattacccagaatccctagaGCATCTGTTGCagggtgaggatgaagagcagaggaggagcagcagcgatgcatttgtgaagatcacagtgaacttcctgaggagaatgaagcaggaggagctggctgagcgtCTGCAGAGAAGTAAGAGGATTTCTATGAACATTTAAGATGCTGGATAAATGACCCAGAATGCCTCAGGAGATGaacaacattcacagatcagccaCAACATTCGCCCCCACATGGTACCATCCCCCTAGAGTAGCGCACTCCCTGTACAGGACAGCATAAATATGTTTAACCAACCAACACCACAAGATAACTGGAAGATTTTAGTCCTGGTTTTCCTCTTCCATGAATCCTGCTGAACTGCAGATTGTCTTGATGATTCTACTGATTATTGGATCAGATCATCTTCTGGTGTTTTCAAATCCTAAACCTGGAAAATCCACTTCACAGACACCACAACAATAACAAGAACACAACAAGCCACAAACCCACAACCTATCAGCGCTGTACTGCTAACATCCTGGTACTAGAAAATCCAGGACAcccagatgttcttgtcacttCCACGTCCTGAATGTTCAGAGATGTGGTTGGTGGTAAAAGTGATTCTACTCAATATTGGAGAGCTCATCGTAACGTTAGAGTCGATCAGTGTTGGTTCACATCCTGATTCTTTAGGAGAATGAAGTTGAACTTTAGAAAACACTaattggtttcttttttccaattttattaAGGTTCTTTTGCTGCAGTTTGTAAAAAGCGGCTGAAAtctaagctgaagaagaagtcccagtgtgtgtttgaggggattgttaaagcaggaaacccaacccttctgaagcagatctacacagagctctacatcacagagggagggactggagaggtcaacggagaacatgaagtcagacagattgaagcagcatcCAGAAAACCACACAGAGCAGAAacagccatcagacaggaagacatctttaaactcccacctggaagagatgaaccaatcagaacagtgatgacgaagggagtagccggcatcgggaaaacagtcctaacacagaagttcactctggactgggctgaaggtagaaccaaccaggacatccagttcctgcttccattcaccttcagagagctgaatgtgctgaaagacagagagttcagcttggtggaacttgttcatcacttcttcactgAAATCAGAGAAATCTGCAtctttgaagagttccaggtcgtgttcatctttgacggtctggatgagagtcgactttctctggacttccacaacaatgaggtcctgactgatgttacagactccacctcagtggacgtgctgctgacaaacctcatcagggggaacctgcttccttctgctcgtctctggatcaccacacgacccgcagcagccaatcaaatccctcctgagtgtgtctccatggtgacggaggtcagaggcttcactgacccacagaaggaggaatacttcagaaagaggttcagagaagagaAGTCCACCAAAAttatctcccacatcaagacatcacggagcctccacatcatgtgccacatcccagtgttctgctggatcactgctacggtcctggagaacgtcctggagaaagtcctggaaaccagagagggaggggggctgcccaagaccctgactgagatgtacatccacttcctggtggtccaggccaaactgaagaaggtcaagtatgacggaggtgctgagacggatccacactggagtccagagagcaggaagatggtggagtctctgggaaaactggcttttgagcagctgcagaaaggaaacctgatcttctatgaaccagacctgagagagtgtggcatcgatgtcagagaggcttcagtgtactcaggagtgttcacccagatctttagagaggagagcagcctgtaccaggaTCAGGttttctgcttcatccatctgagtgttcaggagtttctggctgctcttcatgtccatcggaccttcatcaagtctggagtcaacctgctggaggaacaaagaaacACCATCAAGTGGTCTAAAAAAAGATCAGAGACTCAACTCTATCAGAgagctgtggacaaggccttacagagtcccaacggacacctggacttgttcctccgcttcctcctgggtctcaaactggagaccaatcagactctcctacgaggtctgctggaaccaaaacaaagaagttcaaaaaacaatcaggaaacagttgaatacatcaagaagaagatcagtgaggatctgtctgcagagaaaagcatcaacctgttccactgtctgaatgaactgaacgatggttctctggtggaggaggtccaacagtccctgaggtctggacgtctctccacagatGAACTGTCTCcggctcagtggtcggctctggtcttcatcttactgtcatcagaagatctggaggtgtttgacctgaagaagttctcagcttccgaggaggttctacggaggctgctgccagtggtcaaagcctccaagaaagttgtgTAAGGACGAACACGGACACATCGGTTTTAATCACAATCACATGTGGTGTTCATGTAGGAAACCAGTTAAATTCACTATTCAACTAAGTTCAGGTTAATGTGGGACCAGTTCTCATCAATGATTCATCTCAGGAAACTTTACATGCAGAGAAGGGAAATGCAGCGATCACTATGATCAATACTTATTGATTATTAGTTGAAATAATCAGTATTCATTgatattatataatttacttCTTTGTTAAATGGCATAATCAACGTTTAAATAACATCATGGtttctctttaatctcctctgcaggttgaatgactgtaacctctcagggaacatctgtccacttctgtccccagttctcagctctcagtcctccagtctgacaaaactggacctgagtaacaaccgcctgcaggattcaggactgaagaagctgtgtcctggactgaagagtccacactgtcacctggagtctctcaggtcagaatacaccaagggcctgatttactaaaggtttgcgtgtgtaaaaacgtgtgcaaacttgacagcacccgcaaaccaaagtgccagctgatctactaacagcttgcaaagaggactgcgcctcacaaatgcgcaaaatagcacacgcaatccatttagtacttttgccctgatgaataatcaatatggggcgtacccgccagaaattgctaaatactgggaggggaagacgcaaattggtccatttaccacgcgcaataagatttaccaagcctgaaagtaattgcgcgtattgtgattgcgtctgtatataatacgttcgaaaggaaggtgctaatctgctgctgctgttattgtggcaaggaggcgacatccaaaatcaaagaatacgcagagagagagtctttattctgctgcatgctattttaaaaatggttgcacaagttttattaaaggccactttttctttagttcttcgccttatatcttgcaatcttcttttaatgtgcccccctccactcgcccacaagcaggccaagcctttgtgccaaactttgcgtgcttattaatcacaaaacacaggttaaacatcatgaccaaatccgctccgacccgctttgtctgtgatcagcgcagacagactgcagcttcgcctgaattaaggttctgcgttaaatcgacggcgtagttttttgtttttttggagtttgggtgcacaatacacttgtttgtgtgtgtattaaaaagagattttgcagtatgttgtgtaattgaaactggtttgctgtgatcgttgatgTCAAACTCAAAGCATTTACAtcgctggttattatgtgccccccaattagatctgttctgccgccgactctgttttaacctcatctgccgctctttttgttttaccaactgcatttattctatcgcagattttctcagatattgcgtttcttttggtaatgtttaaatgtctttgctgtagttcatgaatgtgtttatttgcctcttccactaatatttgtaactccaccgcgtcaaatttcattttgcgcttgcgactatatcctgctttccatccagactctccatggcgcaaagtttgcgctcgcaaaccgtaagacgcgcaacacctcatttaaatactgcagtttgtacctgttatcaattgcgcaagcaatcttagttgatcacccgcaaaacacacaacaacagcacgcgcaaactttttcagtgcacacgcaatttagtactctttatttaggatcttagtaaatcgggcccctaGTGTTCAACTTTTGACCGTTacaactgtttgtttggttgtttttttagatCCCCGTTAACTGCTgacctttcacagcagtttctctggggtctcgtcagaatcatcagcttaattacaacattatcattaattaaaatacttgAACAAAATGCTCACAACTCAGAGACAACAGACACTAGGACACCTGCTCAAAGTACaaaaaataacattataatcagcacaatggcatttacattttctcatcacactctcaaacaaaatatcaaaaatcAAATGCATAGCTCAatttaaatagaataaaaaaatattttaaattttttaccaaaacaacaactttcTGGACAGTGTGAGATAGGACAAATAATAATACTGTGCTGTTCACATTGTAACACCCCCACACCCCTTCAGCAAAACTACACACAATCACAAAAGAAATagaagaaaaggaaacaaattAATAGATCAATTCTTAACAGTCCATTTTATCCTCCAGTCCAGAGTGAACAAAAATAACTTGAGCTTCTTCTTAAAGTGTATCATATTATCTAAAGTCCAAAGGTCTGGTAATTCACTCCACACCATCATCACTCTGTGATTCATTGCCTCTGTTTTAAGTTACTTCTCCATGGAGGTAACagaaaatgacagaaaaaaatgcTAATCTTCTGTAGACTGTTTCTGGTGTTTTGTCTGGTGTAGGGATGCTGAAACTCTCTATAGCCTTAAGTcaagttgaaaacctttttattgacttatgtctgtctgtgtttaattactgcatttaagttcttacattttcaagtcattttttaatgtttttattttaagccctttgagttgtcttgtacatgaaatgttatACACAAACTTTCCTAAATAACCTCatgatctctctttaatctcctctgcaggttgaatgactgtaacctctcagggaacatctgtccacttctgtcctcagttctcagctctcagtcctccagtctgacagaactggacctgagtaacaaccacctgcagggttcaggactgaagaagctgtgtcctggactggagagtccacactgtcacctggagtctctcaggtcagaatccaccaggTGTTCAACTGGTGACCGTTACAACTGTGGTTGATAttgaaggattttttttttttttcttttttttaccttgtctgcacacatattattgattgataccatgacggtagaaaccaaaagtgtatatatgtgcattattactatatttaatatatatacatatatatacgcacacatatgcgtacacatacataaatatacacatacaaacccagtgttttttttttttgggggggggggggggtgacgacatccactgccaatccaggaagcaggaacacacggagaaacacgtcaagcactggaaatctgcaacaaaaagaaaccacaaacaaagcacgaaaccggcacggagccaaccaaaacaataacagcaatcgacctaaatcttgagatctgatcgcagtctgagctaagctatcgctaccgctacctaaacccaaaaactagagagccagcatgcaggtgaacaagccagtgtgtatgtctatgtgtgtgtgtgtgtatgtatatgatcatgcgtgtgtgtgtgtgtatatgcatgtgactaagtgactatatgtgtgtgtgtgtgtgtgtgtgtgtgtgtgtgtgtgtgtgtgtgtgtgtgtgtgtgtgtgtgtgtgtgtgtgtgtgtgtgtaataaaccaaacaaagctccacctgaagtgtatctatagtgggggaggggggggagcaaccccgccacccgcgagaccagaggccgacacggaagagcccggaacccaggccactggcaaccccacagaggggagaagtaggagggaggcaacccaccgcctgcgaggcccccccccccccggcggcggccgagggggcccgcgggcggggcccccacggcgcgggaagaagcagccagggatcccgtggcggcggaccgcgacccaggcaatccccggccacccggtccgggccggacacgcggccaggaggccctcacccttcaggccaacgacccccacccggcagggggccagcctgcccggagagacagagccgccccggccgccgacgcgggcaggcgcacccgtcccccacgaaagtggccctccaagaccagaggggcgccccgccgcagaggcagcgggggggaccggagacgggcccggagagagggagccccccaacaaggcgacacccgtgcaggcccgacaacggagggccccagacccaggcatcccattcattcatccattcacctatccgatacctatactaataataatataatatactatacataataataataataataataataataataataataataataataataataataataataataataataaccatctttgtataatataatattcataaattattaagttttgatgtcctgccaatggaggctcagatcctccatggcaggacccttccataccgcattctcaccgacacagacatacaatcatgcaccgtttccccctccccgggggggtccagcaccgccagaaggcaccccaggctgcacggcgggccccgccaggcccgggtaacccgacccacccgtcccaggccggtgagggaacgcgggtgatgtgggaccccctcccgcccctggtgttgagtgcgtgtgattaatgccataaaaacagggagggggagggccaagtatcgattgacaccgacccccccccctcccgaactacgtgtccttgtcaaatgtatttattaagtgttgaatgtgcagtgtctattttgctgttaaaaccgtgaggcggggagtgccgggccacgcgggacggtgccccccacgacccggaccccccgcccttcgcctatgtacgtatgaatcgtgtagggggtggaaagagggggagcggaggccgaagccaggaagcaggaccagcaaagccggccctgataagacacccgcgtccccccaccggccatccagtagacggggggcgGCCCCCcgggccgggccagggccccaccgtacctccacgggcgcccccggcgccgccggagcccccagacggagggggaaacggtccaacatcctcccattcatactgacaacataagacatagatacctgggaatggtgccaccccgccgtcacgtccgcccgtgcaccccccggtcaggggagacccgctccccggacccggccccacccccccccgaggccaccccggcggacaccccaagggtcacggagtccccacatccgcaggggcacttggcccccgcccagcgacggaggaccaaggcagcaatgcccccccagcgcagacagccaccccccacccaggcagggtcgggccctccgggtgggacccccacgtccacggcccagcccccccgggaggcccggagacgcccaagccacagccccccgcccgagccctccccagccacccccccccaccgccatgaggcaaccccccccataggcccccaaggcccccaccggctagggacagggccccgcggccccccccaccgccccccag
This genomic window from Cololabis saira isolate AMF1-May2022 chromosome 8, fColSai1.1, whole genome shotgun sequence contains:
- the LOC133449082 gene encoding protein NLRC3-like; protein product: MCHIPVFCWITATVLENVLEKVLETREGGGLPKTLTEMYIHFLVVQAKLKKVKYDGGAETDPHWSPESRKMVESLGKLAFEQLQKGNLIFYEPDLRECGIDVREASVYSGVFTQIFREESSLYQDQVFCFIHLSVQEFLAALHVHRTFIKSGVNLLEEQRNTIKWSKKRSETQLYQRAVDKALQSPNGHLDLFLRFLLGLKLETNQTLLRGLLEPKQRSSKNNQETVEYIKKKISEDLSAEKSINLFHCLNELNDGSLVEEVQQSLRSGRLSTDELSPAQWSALVFILLSSEDLEVFDLKKFSASEEVLRRLLPVVKASKKVVLNDCNLSGNICPLLSSVLSSQSSSLTELDLSNNHLQGSGLKKLCPGLESPHCHLESLSAIIR